In Rhodamnia argentea isolate NSW1041297 chromosome 11, ASM2092103v1, whole genome shotgun sequence, one genomic interval encodes:
- the LOC115736489 gene encoding 3-hydroxy-3-methylglutaryl-coenzyme A reductase 1-like translates to MEARRQRRPSSKPPPAPAAAAAGQLLLLPSASDALPLPLYLTNAIFLALFFSVAYFLHHRWREKIRDSTPLHVLTLSELAALVSLLASLVYLLGFFGIGLVQSFVSRAPTLHDVSGHANGPWQVMEQEEDKFIIKEEDREGCGDTCTQCTAGPLADPLSTSVALTEEDEEVIESVVAGTTPSYSLESKLGDCKRAAAIRREAVQRTTGRSMEGLAFEGFDYASILGQCCEMPIGYVQVPVGVAGPLLLDGIEYVVPMATTEGCLVASTNRGCKAINTSGGATSVVLRDGMTRAPVVRFRSAKRAAELKLFLEDPGNLDTISVVFNRSSRFARLQDIRCALAGRNLYMRFVCSTGDAMGMNMVSKGVQNVLDFLRTDFPDMEVIGISGNYCSDKKPAAINWIEGRGKSVVCEAVIKEEVVQKVLKTTVPALVELNMLKNLAGSAMAGALGGFNAHASNIVSAIYIATGQDPAQNVESSHCITMMEAVNDGKDLHVSVSMPSIEVGTVGGGTQLASQSACLNLLGVKGASQDSPGSNSRLLATIVAGSVLAGELSLMSALAAGQLVKSHMKYNRSSKDVSKMECQ, encoded by the exons ATGGAAGCTCGCCGGCAACGTCGACCATCCTCGAAACCCCCTCCCGCCCccgctgccgctgccgccggccagctcctcctcctcccctccGCCTCCGATGCCCTCCCGCTCCCTCTCTACCTTACCAACGCCATCTTCCTCGCCCTCTTCTTCTCCGTCGCCTACTTCCTCCACCACCGGTGGCGTGAGAAGATCCGCGACTCCACCCCTTTGCACGTCCTCACCCTCTCCGAGCTCGCCGCCCTCGTCTCCCTCCTCGCCTCCCTCGTTTACCTCCTCGGCTTCTTTGGCATCGGCCTCGTGCAGTCCTTCGTCTCCCGGGCCCCCACCCTGCACGACGTCAGCGGCCACGCTAACGGTCCTTGGCAAGTCATGGAGCAAGAGGAGGACAAGTTCATCATCAAGGAGGAGGACCGCGAGGGCTGTGGCGACACCTGCACCCAGTGCACCGCGGGGCCGCTTGCCGACCCCCTTTCCACGTCTGTTGCCCTGACTGAGGAAGACGAGGAGGTCATCGAGTCTGTGGTGGCGGGGACGACGCCGTCCTATTCCCTTGAGTCGAAGCTCGGGGACTGCAAGAGGGCGGCTGCGATCCGGCGAGAGGCAGTGCAGCGCACCACGGGGAGGTCCATGGAGGGGCTGGCATTCGAGGGGTTCGACTATGCCTCAATTCTAGGCCAGTGCTGTGAGATGCCAATCGGGTACGTGCAGGTCCCCGTGGGGGTTGCAGGGCCGCTGCTGCTCGACGGGATTGAGTACGTGGTCCCGATGGCCACGACGGAGGGTTGCTTGGTGGCGAGCACCAACAGGGGTTGTAAGGCGATAAACACATCAGGCGGCGCTACGAGCGTCGTGCTGAGGGATGGGATGACTCGAGCGCCTGTGGTGAGGTTCCGCTCCGCCAAGCGTGCCGCGGAGCTCAAGCTATTCCTGGAGGATCCCGGCAACTTGGATACCATATCGGTTGTGTTCAACAG GTCGAGCAGGTTTGCCAGATTGCAAGACATTAGGTGCGCGCTCGCGGGGAGAAATTTGTACATGAGATTCGTCTGCAGCACAGGCGATGCAATGGGGATGAACATGGTCTCCAAAGGTGTCCAAAACGTCCTCGATTTCCTCCGGACCGACTTCCCCGACATGGAAGTTATCGGCATATCCG GGAACTATTGCTCGGACAAGAAGCCCGCGGCGATCAACTGGATAGAGGGAAGGGGGAAGTCGGTGGTTTGCGAGGCAGTGATAAAAGAGGAGGTGGTGCAGAAGGTGCTGAAGACCACCGTGCCGGCGCTGGTGGAGCTCAACATGCTTAAGAACCTGGCCGGGTCGGCCATGGCCGGCGCGCTTGGCGGGTTCAACGCCCATGCCAGTAACATCGTGTCGGCCATCTACATCGCCACTGGCCAAGATCCGGCACAGAATGTGGAGAGCTCTCACTGCATCACCATGATGGAGGCCGTCAACGACGGCAAGGATCTTCACGTTTCCGTGTCCATGCCTTCCATTGAG GTGGGTACAGTGGGAGGGGGCACCCAACTTGCATCACAATCCGCTTGTCTGAACCTACTCGGTGTAAAGGGTGCGAGCCAAGACTCTCCTGGCTCGAACTCGAGGCTTCTGGCCACCATTGTGGCTGGTTCCGTCTTGGCCGGGGAGCTTTCACTCATGTCCGCTTTGGCTGCTGGTCAACTCGTCAAGAGCCACATGAAGTACAACAGATCTTCCAAGGATGTCTCCAAAATGGAGTGCCAATAA
- the LOC115736388 gene encoding AT-rich interactive domain-containing protein 6-like isoform X2: MSGSKENEEMDKEVPPGPAPNLVDEGLPNEVQVEASHEQSPHSAPAEETLKPIENVHTLPLEDASTDDKKVEPVSGTPLSAPDSIAITENQQDVPECDNGSAESVAAAKDEIQKEATDLLQKDATCLPKEEAADLPQEEATDLSLEETKGDSTTLPQKEATELPLQETNVDSITLAQKEATDLPLQDTKVDPTALSTGHPEPVEPILEAKAKDTEMVDSKMGAVCDDLSSVGKDHIVAPNEASIGTNAEIEKVEPMKVEEHQTETPVAKDNGNSSLKHLFLLDENDEGSESGTEEDQSLFMKELESFFRERSMEFKPPKFYGEGLNCLKLWRAVTRLGGYDKVTSCKLWRQVGESFRPPKTCTTVSWTFRGFYEKALLDYERHNMRGGELSIIAASPTEPMVGDNQASGSGRAPRDAAARARQGWHSQRLLGNGEVSDPIIKDKNAMSTQKREKQLKSVGPVKRKKQPYLESSIKATRPKTSKSQLDIPVVDIGPPADWVKINVQKTKDCFEVYALVPGLLREEVRVQSDPAGRLVISGEPEQPDNPWGVTPFKKIVNLPSRIDPHQTSAVVTLHGQLFVRVPFEQSE, encoded by the exons ATGAGCGGTTCAAAGGAGAATGAGGAGATGGATAAGGAGGTGCCGCCAGGCCCGGCTCCAAATCTTGTCGATGAAGGGCTACCAAATGAAGTGCAAGTTGAAGCATCTCACGAACAATCTCCTCATTCAGCGCCTGCAGAGGAAACTTTGAAGCCAATTGAGAATGTGCATACTTTGCCTTTGGAAGATGCTTCAACTGATGATAAGAAAGTAGAACCTGTCTCCGGTACTCCACTCTCTGCCCCAGATAGTATAGCTATCACAGAAAATCAGCAAGATGTACCCGAGTGTGATAATGGAAGTGCTGAATCTGTTGCTGCCGCCAAGGATGAGATACAGAAGGAAGCCACTGATTTGCTTCAGAAGGATGCCACTTGTTTGCCTAAGGAGGAGGCCGCTGATTTGCCTCAGGAGGAAGCCACTGATTTGTCTCTAGAGGAAACCAAGGGTGATTCTACCACCCTACCTCAGAAGGAAGCCACTGAGTTGCCTCTACAGGAAACCAATGTTGATTCTATCACCCTGGCTCAGAAGGAAGCCACTGACTTGCCTCTGCAGGATACTAAAGTTGACCCTACTGCCCTGTCAACGGGTCATCCAGAACCTGTCGAACCGATATTGGAGGCCAAAGCTAAAGATACTGAGATGGTGGACAGTAAAATGGGTGCTGTTTGTGATGATTTATCCTCAGTAGGAAAAGACCATATTGTTGCACCTAATGAGGCATCCATTGGCACTAATGCTGAAATTGAGAAAGTGGAACCGATGAAGGTTGAGGAGCATCAGACTGAGACCCCTGTAGCTAAGGATAATGGCAACTCCAGTTTGaaacatttatttcttttagaCGAAAATGATGAAGGTAGTGAGTCCGGGACAGAAGAGGACCAATCATTATTCATGAAGGAGCTGGAGAGTTTCTTTAGGGAGAGGAGCATGGAATTCAAACCACCTAAGTTTTATGGGGAAGGTCTAAATTGCCTCAA GTTATGGCGAGCTGTGACTAGACTTGGAGGTTATGATAAG GTTACATCATGTAAGCTGTGGCGGCAAGTTGGAGAGTCCTTCAGACCCCCCAA GACATGCACTACAGTGTCTTGGACATTTCGTGGTTTCTATGAGAAG GCACTCCTTGACTATGAACGGCACAATATGCGTGGTGGGGAGCTTAGTATAATCGCTGCTTCTCCCACAGAGCCTATGGTTGGTGACAATCAG GCATCGGGATCTGGTAGGGCACCCAGAGATGCTGCAGCTCGTGCAAGGCAGGGTTGGCACTCGCAACGTCTTCTTGGTAATGGTGAAGTTAGTGATCCTATTATAAAG GATAAAAATGCCATGTCTACCCAAAAACGTGAAAAGCAGCTTAAAAGCGTTG GTCCAGTGAAACGTAAGAAGCAACCATACTTGGAAAGTTCTATTAAAGCTACACGACCAAAAACTTCTAAATCACA ATTGGATATACCAGTAGTTGACATTGGACCACCAGCGGATTGGGTAAAAATCAACGTACAGAAAACT AAGGATTGCTTTGAAGTCTATGCCTTAGTCCCAGGGCTTCTAAGGGAGGAG GTCAGGGTCCAGTCTGATCCTGCTGGGAGACTGGTTATAAGTGGTGAGCCGGAGCAACCCGATAATCCTTGGGGGGTGACTCCTTTTAAGAAG ATCGTCAACTTACCTTCCAGAATCGATCCACACCAGACATCGGCAGTGGTCACCCTGCATGGGCAGTTATTTGTTCGGGTCCCTTTCGAGCAATCGGAATAG
- the LOC115736388 gene encoding AT-rich interactive domain-containing protein 6-like isoform X1, protein MSGSKENEEMDKEVPPGPAPNLVDEGLPNEVQVEASHEQSPHSAPAEETLKPIENVHTLPLEDASTDDKKVEPVSGTPLSAPDSIAITENQQDVPECDNGSAESVAAAKDEIQKEATDLLQKDATCLPKEEAADLPQEEATDLSLEETKGDSTTLPQKEATELPLQETNVDSITLAQKEATDLPLQDTKVDPTALSTGHPEPVEPILEAKAKDTEMVDSKMGAVCDDLSSVGKDHIVAPNEASIGTNAEIEKVEPMKVEEHQTETPVAKDNGNSSLKHLFLLDENDEGSESGTEEDQSLFMKELESFFRERSMEFKPPKFYGEGLNCLKLWRAVTRLGGYDKVTSCKLWRQVGESFRPPKTCTTVSWTFRGFYEKALLDYERHNMRGGELSIIAASPTEPMVGDNQASGSGRAPRDAAARARQGWHSQRLLGNGEVSDPIIKDKNAMSTQKREKQLKSVGPVKRKKQPYLESSIKATRPKTSKSQLRLDIPVVDIGPPADWVKINVQKTKDCFEVYALVPGLLREEVRVQSDPAGRLVISGEPEQPDNPWGVTPFKKIVNLPSRIDPHQTSAVVTLHGQLFVRVPFEQSE, encoded by the exons ATGAGCGGTTCAAAGGAGAATGAGGAGATGGATAAGGAGGTGCCGCCAGGCCCGGCTCCAAATCTTGTCGATGAAGGGCTACCAAATGAAGTGCAAGTTGAAGCATCTCACGAACAATCTCCTCATTCAGCGCCTGCAGAGGAAACTTTGAAGCCAATTGAGAATGTGCATACTTTGCCTTTGGAAGATGCTTCAACTGATGATAAGAAAGTAGAACCTGTCTCCGGTACTCCACTCTCTGCCCCAGATAGTATAGCTATCACAGAAAATCAGCAAGATGTACCCGAGTGTGATAATGGAAGTGCTGAATCTGTTGCTGCCGCCAAGGATGAGATACAGAAGGAAGCCACTGATTTGCTTCAGAAGGATGCCACTTGTTTGCCTAAGGAGGAGGCCGCTGATTTGCCTCAGGAGGAAGCCACTGATTTGTCTCTAGAGGAAACCAAGGGTGATTCTACCACCCTACCTCAGAAGGAAGCCACTGAGTTGCCTCTACAGGAAACCAATGTTGATTCTATCACCCTGGCTCAGAAGGAAGCCACTGACTTGCCTCTGCAGGATACTAAAGTTGACCCTACTGCCCTGTCAACGGGTCATCCAGAACCTGTCGAACCGATATTGGAGGCCAAAGCTAAAGATACTGAGATGGTGGACAGTAAAATGGGTGCTGTTTGTGATGATTTATCCTCAGTAGGAAAAGACCATATTGTTGCACCTAATGAGGCATCCATTGGCACTAATGCTGAAATTGAGAAAGTGGAACCGATGAAGGTTGAGGAGCATCAGACTGAGACCCCTGTAGCTAAGGATAATGGCAACTCCAGTTTGaaacatttatttcttttagaCGAAAATGATGAAGGTAGTGAGTCCGGGACAGAAGAGGACCAATCATTATTCATGAAGGAGCTGGAGAGTTTCTTTAGGGAGAGGAGCATGGAATTCAAACCACCTAAGTTTTATGGGGAAGGTCTAAATTGCCTCAA GTTATGGCGAGCTGTGACTAGACTTGGAGGTTATGATAAG GTTACATCATGTAAGCTGTGGCGGCAAGTTGGAGAGTCCTTCAGACCCCCCAA GACATGCACTACAGTGTCTTGGACATTTCGTGGTTTCTATGAGAAG GCACTCCTTGACTATGAACGGCACAATATGCGTGGTGGGGAGCTTAGTATAATCGCTGCTTCTCCCACAGAGCCTATGGTTGGTGACAATCAG GCATCGGGATCTGGTAGGGCACCCAGAGATGCTGCAGCTCGTGCAAGGCAGGGTTGGCACTCGCAACGTCTTCTTGGTAATGGTGAAGTTAGTGATCCTATTATAAAG GATAAAAATGCCATGTCTACCCAAAAACGTGAAAAGCAGCTTAAAAGCGTTG GTCCAGTGAAACGTAAGAAGCAACCATACTTGGAAAGTTCTATTAAAGCTACACGACCAAAAACTTCTAAATCACAGTTAAG ATTGGATATACCAGTAGTTGACATTGGACCACCAGCGGATTGGGTAAAAATCAACGTACAGAAAACT AAGGATTGCTTTGAAGTCTATGCCTTAGTCCCAGGGCTTCTAAGGGAGGAG GTCAGGGTCCAGTCTGATCCTGCTGGGAGACTGGTTATAAGTGGTGAGCCGGAGCAACCCGATAATCCTTGGGGGGTGACTCCTTTTAAGAAG ATCGTCAACTTACCTTCCAGAATCGATCCACACCAGACATCGGCAGTGGTCACCCTGCATGGGCAGTTATTTGTTCGGGTCCCTTTCGAGCAATCGGAATAG
- the LOC115736388 gene encoding AT-rich interactive domain-containing protein 3-like isoform X3 — protein MSGSKENEEMDKEVPPGPAPNLVDEGLPNEVQVEASHEQSPHSAPAEETLKPIENVHTLPLEDASTDDKKVEPVSGTPLSAPDSIAITENQQDVPECDNGSAESVAAAKDEIQKEATDLLQKDATCLPKEEAADLPQEEATDLSLEETKGDSTTLPQKEATELPLQETNVDSITLAQKEATDLPLQDTKVDPTALSTGHPEPVEPILEAKAKDTEMVDSKMGAVCDDLSSVGKDHIVAPNEASIGTNAEIEKVEPMKVEEHQTETPVAKDNGNSSLKHLFLLDENDEGSESGTEEDQSLFMKELESFFRERSMEFKPPKFYGEGLNCLKLWRAVTRLGGYDKVTSCKLWRQVGESFRPPKTCTTVSWTFRGFYEKALLDYERHNMRGGELSIIAASPTEPMVGDNQASGSGRAPRDAAARARQGWHSQRLLGNGEVSDPIIKDKNAMSTQKREKQLKSVGPVKRKKQPYLESSIKATRPKTSKSQLRPSFSLCPFQPWFL, from the exons ATGAGCGGTTCAAAGGAGAATGAGGAGATGGATAAGGAGGTGCCGCCAGGCCCGGCTCCAAATCTTGTCGATGAAGGGCTACCAAATGAAGTGCAAGTTGAAGCATCTCACGAACAATCTCCTCATTCAGCGCCTGCAGAGGAAACTTTGAAGCCAATTGAGAATGTGCATACTTTGCCTTTGGAAGATGCTTCAACTGATGATAAGAAAGTAGAACCTGTCTCCGGTACTCCACTCTCTGCCCCAGATAGTATAGCTATCACAGAAAATCAGCAAGATGTACCCGAGTGTGATAATGGAAGTGCTGAATCTGTTGCTGCCGCCAAGGATGAGATACAGAAGGAAGCCACTGATTTGCTTCAGAAGGATGCCACTTGTTTGCCTAAGGAGGAGGCCGCTGATTTGCCTCAGGAGGAAGCCACTGATTTGTCTCTAGAGGAAACCAAGGGTGATTCTACCACCCTACCTCAGAAGGAAGCCACTGAGTTGCCTCTACAGGAAACCAATGTTGATTCTATCACCCTGGCTCAGAAGGAAGCCACTGACTTGCCTCTGCAGGATACTAAAGTTGACCCTACTGCCCTGTCAACGGGTCATCCAGAACCTGTCGAACCGATATTGGAGGCCAAAGCTAAAGATACTGAGATGGTGGACAGTAAAATGGGTGCTGTTTGTGATGATTTATCCTCAGTAGGAAAAGACCATATTGTTGCACCTAATGAGGCATCCATTGGCACTAATGCTGAAATTGAGAAAGTGGAACCGATGAAGGTTGAGGAGCATCAGACTGAGACCCCTGTAGCTAAGGATAATGGCAACTCCAGTTTGaaacatttatttcttttagaCGAAAATGATGAAGGTAGTGAGTCCGGGACAGAAGAGGACCAATCATTATTCATGAAGGAGCTGGAGAGTTTCTTTAGGGAGAGGAGCATGGAATTCAAACCACCTAAGTTTTATGGGGAAGGTCTAAATTGCCTCAA GTTATGGCGAGCTGTGACTAGACTTGGAGGTTATGATAAG GTTACATCATGTAAGCTGTGGCGGCAAGTTGGAGAGTCCTTCAGACCCCCCAA GACATGCACTACAGTGTCTTGGACATTTCGTGGTTTCTATGAGAAG GCACTCCTTGACTATGAACGGCACAATATGCGTGGTGGGGAGCTTAGTATAATCGCTGCTTCTCCCACAGAGCCTATGGTTGGTGACAATCAG GCATCGGGATCTGGTAGGGCACCCAGAGATGCTGCAGCTCGTGCAAGGCAGGGTTGGCACTCGCAACGTCTTCTTGGTAATGGTGAAGTTAGTGATCCTATTATAAAG GATAAAAATGCCATGTCTACCCAAAAACGTGAAAAGCAGCTTAAAAGCGTTG GTCCAGTGAAACGTAAGAAGCAACCATACTTGGAAAGTTCTATTAAAGCTACACGACCAAAAACTTCTAAATCACAGTTAAGGCCCTCTTTCAGTCTGTGTCCTTTTCAGCCATGGTTTTTGTAA